From the genome of Nasonia vitripennis strain AsymCx chromosome 1, Nvit_psr_1.1, whole genome shotgun sequence, one region includes:
- the LOC103317792 gene encoding putative ankyrin repeat protein RF_0381, with protein sequence MENDEFPLHWGIGSFNGAEIHIIELLLEKHADHINVVDSEGRTPLHLAAHNPKCHPEVVELLLAHGADVKAKSSKEGNTALHYVAMCNSPRSRSVIDILLKHGGDVDAVNSEGDTPLHSAARNKSDNAPEWDFLQLVSDVNAKNLNGDTPLHFYLQNKTVTRCSYVRTSRFVRKCGNLNLANSQDETPLHFAAQNPNCYPEIIKLLVEHGADVRAATTRDGNTALHYVAMSNDISSHSAVKLLLKRGSSVNVGNLEGDTPLHMAARNDGVNAPLAELLMEHASDVNVKNRIRDTPLHLHLRNKTMMNNFARTLEFVRKCSDINLPNCYGETPLHLVVKNESFHSQFTHSYCQISLIRLLIDHGADNSKEDATGVSVYEAYCEAVQEFNGQKDPMLEIILQPDELQKKISSSLHVACLFHKIDSIRDLLRYGTTGVNSTEHFGYSPLLYALIAHGHDDERLADKCSTIRLLLDHCADMTHQFTRSNLSLSNLVFNGVSNMDEKDYRAMRSVFLKHTAKLLTLRDNPADVSNNPDVIRQFNIYYFPTPEEIGAENIQEFDAWRSQCAEELKWMSHVTISEGFKVTFLDLLLSSAEKAAIYVRNKELVQAFDAKKALFPMYQGILDAKLSRKLERRKLVESAAVAFSDFLGFADPSDDFFERMFSYCSNEDLERLIKGTSDEIDERT encoded by the coding sequence ATGGAAAATGACGAATTCCCGCTGCACTGGGGGATCGGAAGCTTCAACGGCGCCGAAATACATATCATCGAGTTACTGCTGGAAAAACACGCCGACCACATAAACGTCGTCGACTCGGAAGGTCGAACTCCCCTTCACTTGGCCGCTCATAATCCGAAATGTCATCCGGAAGTGGTCGAGCTGCTTCTGGCACACGGAGCCGACGTCAAGGCAAAATCGTCGAAAGAAGGCAACACCGCGCTGCACTACGTCGCGATGTGCAACAGTCCACGTAGCAGAAGCGTTATCGATATTCTGCTGAAACATGGCGGCGACGTCGACGCGGTCAACTCGGAAGGTGACACTCCTCTTCACTCGGCGGCTCGTAACAAGAGCGATAACGCTCCCGAATGGGACTTTTTGCAACTAGTCAGCGACGTCAACGCCAAGAACCTCAACGGCGACACTCCCCTCCACTTCTACCTGCAGAACAAAACGGTCACTCGCTGCAGCTATGTGCGCACCTCGAGGTTCGTGAGAAAATGCGGCAACCTCAACTTGGCCAACTCTCAGGACGAGACTCCTCTTCACTTCGCCGCTCAGAATCCGAACTGCTATCCCGAGATAATCAAGCTGCTCGTGGAACACGGAGCCGACGTCAGAGCGGCGACGACTCGGGACGGTAACACAGCGCTGCACTACGTCGCGATGAGCAACGACATCAGCAGCCACAGTGCCGTGAAGCTTCTGCTGAAACGCGGCAGCTCCGTCAACGTCGGCAACCTAGAGGGCGATACTCCCCTTCATATGGCCGCGAGAAACGACGGCGTCAACGCGCCCCTGGCGGAACTTCTGATGGAGCATGCGAGCGACGTCAACGTCAAGAACCGCATACGCGACACTCCGCTTCACCTGCATCTGCGGAACAAAACGATGATGAACAACTTCGCTCGTACGCTCGAGTTTGTGAGGAAGTGCAGCGACATCAACTTGCCCAACTGTTACGGCGAAACTCCTCTGCATCTGGTGGTGAAGAACGAGAGCTTCCATTCTCAATTCACTCATTCTTACTGCCAAATTTCGTTGATCAGGCTCCTCATAGATCACGGAGCTGACAACAGTAAAGAGGACGCCACTGGCGTAAGCGTGTACGAGGCGTATTGCGAGGCCGTACAGGAATTCAACGGCCAGAAGGACCCTATGCTGGAGATAATACTCCAACCGGACGAATTGCAAAAGAAGATTAGTTCCTCGTTGCACGTGGCCTGCCTCTTTCACAAGATCGACTCGATTCGCGACCTGCTGAGATACGGTACAACCGGCGTCAACAGCACAGAACACTTCGGCTATTCGCCTCTCTTGTACGCCCTCATCGCCCACGGGCACGACGACGAGAGACTCGCCGACAAGTGCTCGACCATCAGGCTGCTGCTCGACCATTGCGCCGACATGACCCATCAGTTCACCCGTTCCAATCTGTCGCTGTCCAACTTGGTGTTCAATGGCGTCAGCAACATGGACGAGAAGGACTACCGGGCGATGCGCTCCGTCTTCTTGAAGCACACGGCTAAGCTTCTGACGCTGCGCGACAACCCTGCCGATGTGAGCAACAACCCGGATGTGATACGCCAGTTCAACATCTATTACTTCCCTACGCCCGAGGAGATAGGCGCCGAAAATATTCAAGAATTCGACGCCTGGCGCTCCCAGTGCGCCGAGGAGCTGAAGTGGATGAGCCACGTGACGATAAGCGAGGGTTTCAAGGTGACCTTTCTGGATTTGCTGCTGTCGAGCGCGGAAAAGGCGGCGATATACGTGAGGAACAAGGAGCTGGTCCAGGCTTTTGACGCCAAGAAGGCCCTCTTTCCAATGTACCAGGGAATACTGGATGCGAAGCTTTCGCGCAAGCTCGAGCGACGAAAGCTCGTCGAAAGCGCGGCTGTTGCGTTCAGCGATTTTCTCGGATTCGCCGATCCGAGCGACGATTTTTTCGAGAGGATGTTCTCTTACTGTAGCAACGAAGATTTGGAGCGGCTGATCAAGGGAACGAGCGACGAAATCGACGAAAGGACTTGA
- the LOC100121648 gene encoding 15-hydroxyprostaglandin dehydrogenase [NAD(+)] produces the protein MDINNKVAIITGGAGGIGAAIVKRLLEHGIKLVALFDLDNSNTKKIFMDLQKKYGNRVELYPCDVTNKAQFEENFDKVLKTHKTIDILLNNAGIGSDIHTELMIDLNYKAVVLGSLLFIERLGKHKGGKGGIIVNTASILGLRNFDCLPVYCSTKHAVVSFTRCLDVQYDTTGVRVVAICPGVTETPLVSSVSKAMDFIVDDIEKKLRELGSQAPEFVADAVVKIIQKGKSGDVWVSEASQAPYAVKDIGDYANLRIPIEE, from the exons AtggatattaataataaagtcgCTATAATTACTGGTGGTGCAGGCGGAATTGGCGCAGCGATTGTGAAGCGGCTATTAGAACATGGAATAAAG TTAGTCGCCTTATTTGACCTAGACAATTCCAacactaaaaaaatttttatggatttgcaaaaaaaatatggCAATAGAGTTGAATTGTATCCGTGTGATGTTACAAATAAAGCTCAATTCGAAG AAAATTTCgacaaagttttaaaaactCACAAGACAATCGATATACTTCTCAATAATGCAGGTATCGGTTCCGATATTCACACCGAGCTCATGATTGATCTGAATTAC AAAGCCGTCGTTTTAGGAAGTTTACTGTTCATCGAACGTCTGGGTAAACATAAAGGTGGCAAGGGAGGCATAATCGTCAATACCGCTTCGATACTAGGACTGAGAAACTTTGATTGTTTACCTGTATACTGTTCAACGAAACATGCTGTTGTTAGCTTCACCAGATGTCTAGAT GTACAATACGATACTACGGGTGTCCGAGTTGTTGCAATTTGTCCCGGTGTGACGGAAACTCCACTTGTATCCAGTGTTTCAAAAGCAATGGATTTTATCGTGGatgatattgaaaaaaaattgagggAACTAGGGTCTCAAGC GCCTGAATTTGTGGCAGATGCTGTCGTCAAGATTATTCAGAAAGGAAAGAGCGGAGACGTTTGGGTATCGGAGGCTAGTCAAGCTCCTTATGCAGTTAAGGATATTGGAGACTATGCCAATTTACGCATACCTATCGAGGAATAA